The genomic segment CTTTAGGTAATCTCAAAAATCCAGAAGCGAAGCAAGTGTTGCTAGAAGCCCTCAATAGTGAAGAAGTGGTTTTACAACAAGCCGCGATCGCGGCTTTGGGAGAAATTAAAAGTAGCGATGCGATTGAAGAAATGTTACGCTTCGCCCAATCTGAAGATTGGCTGGTGCGTCAACGCCTCGCCGAAGCCCTCGGCAACTTTGCCACTGATCAAAGTATCTCCGCCCTGAATTACTTAAAGAAAGATAGCCACCCCCAAGTGAGCAAAGCAGCAACGATTTCTTTAGAAAAACTTGCCAATTAACTCAATTTTAGAAACGATGATTGATATTAAAACTTTTTTTGAACAAAGTGAAGGCAAATGGTTTACCCAACGGACTCAGTATAATCTGGCGCAAAACAAAGTCGAAAATGGTCAAGCTGAATTAACGGTCGAGTTATTGTCACTAGAAGATGGCGCGATCGCGGATCTCTATGAACAAGTAGCTCGTCAACTGAGTGATCAAACCGCAACCGATTTATCTCATGGTGCTGGGGCAAGAATTAGTTGGGATGCTGATAGCCAAAAAGGCAGTAATTTAATTCTTTTGATTGCCGATGATACACAGCAACAGCAGGGAAAACTGATTCAAAAAACAATAAGTGGTGACTCTATTCCCACTGTCGGTCGCTTTACGCTTGGAGAAGATGAAGCCTTAACGCTATCTACCACTGCTCAAACAAACAGCATTATTAAAGAACGACTGTGGTTTGCTCATCCGAACTTACGCCTGCGCACGGTTTGGCAAGAAAATGAAACCGGACATCAAGGATGGGTTATGTTTTATTCTGAAATTCGCCGCATCACAAGTTAATTCGCTTCTGAATTGGCAACTGCTTTCAGTTTTGAGTAAACCTGAGATTGATCGAGTAAGGGGGTAAAGCGGTCAATACTCAAGGAAGGTTCACGTGCTTCTTCTTCATCTTCGATGACGGTTTCTGCCTCCAATTCTTCTTCAATTTCTGGTTCCGGTTCAGATATGGGGGAAGAATTTCTTCCTCTGTTTTCAACTGCAATAGAAACTTCGCGTAATGCTTTCGGTAGTCGATGACAAATTAACTGTTCAAACTCGTGAGTAAAGTGAAACTTGGGTTGACCCCGATGTTCCCAAAGGTTGAGAATGTGCTCCACCGAAATTGTTTTATATCGTCCTAAATAGAGGGCTTCGATAATGGCTAAGCGAATCCAAGAAGCATCATATTCCTCTAACCAACGTGCTGCCAAGGTTTGCGATGTTTCTCCATCAAGTTCAAAACCATAGTTTTCAATTAAAACTTCAATCAGCTGTTCCATGACTACCCTAACCCAAGGAAGTAATAGTTTCTCGATCAGTATATCAGTAATAATACGTAACTGTAATAATACGTAACTGTTTTCGTTTGTTAGT from the Cyanobacteria bacterium GSL.Bin1 genome contains:
- a CDS encoding phycobiliprotein lyase; the encoded protein is MIDIKTFFEQSEGKWFTQRTQYNLAQNKVENGQAELTVELLSLEDGAIADLYEQVARQLSDQTATDLSHGAGARISWDADSQKGSNLILLIADDTQQQQGKLIQKTISGDSIPTVGRFTLGEDEALTLSTTAQTNSIIKERLWFAHPNLRLRTVWQENETGHQGWVMFYSEIRRITS